Proteins encoded together in one Glandiceps talaboti chromosome 11, keGlaTala1.1, whole genome shotgun sequence window:
- the LOC144442731 gene encoding beta-1,3-galactosyl-O-glycosyl-glycoprotein beta-1,6-N-acetylglucosaminyltransferase-like, whose amino-acid sequence MKRGTVVKISIVLCITIAGFIMLKKIHRGSAEISESNILTRVINSRSIDPADNITVAREDISSEPYIDTDFGSFKCSHLIRGRNISTDRVEEKVTLLKNNILPDESFINLTSDCNSFAYSRGYLGKPVTYEELQFPLAFLILMYKSAHQVEQLLRTIYRPHNVYCIHVDKKSPPELHTAMKAISSCFNNVFVASSLTSVAWGSIGVVQAERYCQKDLLARHMEWKYLINLSGQEFPLKTNLEIVQILQQLQGRNDILSNEGVPVERINHRYEVINNTLTTTEEKRDPTPPNGSPIFFSRYKRWASPKKPCEGLSVRGICMLSWKDLPWIIEKPQLFINKFNEDLDPLIIHCAEEVINNRAINPIRLNVEYYSKIAKGRSWKASTLRVNETWMV is encoded by the coding sequence ATGAAGAGGGGCACGGTTGTGAAGATATCAATTGTGCTATGTATCACCATTGCCGGTTTTATTATGCTAAAGAAAATACACAGAGGTAGTGCAGAGATTAGTGAGTCAAATATTTTGACCAGAGTTATAAATTCACGATCAATCGACCCAGCAGATAACATCACTGTCGCCCGAGAAGACATTTCATCTGAGCCGTACATAGATACTGACTTCGGAAGTTTTAAATGTTCCCATTTGATTCGAGGAAGAAATATATCAACGGATCGCGTAGAGGAGAAAGTAACCCTGCTGAAAAACAATATCCTTCCAGATGAGTCATTTATAAATTTGACTAGTGACTGCAACAGCTTCGCTTACAGTAGAGGATATCTTGGTAAGCCTGTTACTTACGAGGAACTTCAATTCCCACTTGCCTTTCTTATACTTATGTACAAATCAGCACATCAGGTGGAACAATTACTGAGAACCATATATCGCCCTCATAACGTCTACTGTATTCACGTCGATAAAAAGTCCCCTCCTGAACTTCATACAGCTATGAAGGCAATCTCTAGTTGTTTCAATAACGTGTTCGTAGCTTCAAGTCTTACCTCAGTTGCTTGGGGAAGCATAGGCGTAGTACAAGCAGAAAGGTACTGTCAGAAAGATCTACTGGCGAGACACATGGAAtggaaatatttgataaatttgtctGGGCAAGAGTTTCCATTGAAGACAAATCTTGAAATCGTGCAAATCTTGCAACAACTGCAAGGACGAAATGATATTTTGTCTAATGAAGGGGTGCCAGTTGAGAGAATAAACCACCGATACGAGGTTATTAATAATACGTTAACAACAACCGAAGAAAAAAGAGACCCGACACCACCTAATGGATCCCCTATTTTCTTCTCGAGATACAAACGATGGGCGAGTCCTAAGAAGCCATGTGAAGGCCTTTCTGTTCGGGGAATTTGTATGTTATCCTGGAAAGACCTACCTTGGATAATTGAAAAGCCACAAttatttatcaacaaatttaaCGAGGACCTTGATCCGCTTATTATCCACTGTGCAGAGGAAGTTATTAACAATCGTGCAATCAATCCCATTAGATTGAATGTTGAATATTATAGTAAAATAGCAAAAGGTAGATCCTGGAAAGCttcaactttaagagtaaatgaaacatggATGGTTTAA